In Acidovorax sp. GBBC 1281, a single window of DNA contains:
- the gph gene encoding phosphoglycolate phosphatase (PGP is an essential enzyme in the glycolate salvage pathway in higher organisms (photorespiration in plants). Phosphoglycolate results from the oxidase activity of RubisCO in the Calvin cycle when concentrations of carbon dioxide are low relative to oxygen. This enzyme is a member of the Haloacid Dehalogenase (HAD) superfamily of aspartate-nucleophile hydrolase enzymes (PF00702).), which translates to MSSPVFTHVRAVLFDLDGTLIDSAPDLGAAADKLRTDRGLPSLPAERYRPMAGAGARGMLSVAFDMDTAHPDFPAFREEFFVNYEACIQQRTKVFDGVEALIAELTRRGMPWGIVTNKAARFTDVLVAATPLFSSAGAVISGDTTAHSKPHPEPLLEAARRLDIEPAHCIYVGDDERDIVAGLAAGMHTVAALYGYLGTQTAVHEWGAQAAIKSPLEVLQLISAP; encoded by the coding sequence ATGAGTTCACCTGTCTTTACCCATGTTCGTGCCGTCTTGTTCGACCTCGACGGCACATTGATCGATAGTGCTCCTGACCTGGGTGCTGCCGCCGACAAATTGCGAACGGACCGTGGCTTGCCGTCTCTGCCTGCCGAGCGGTATCGGCCCATGGCAGGGGCCGGAGCCAGGGGCATGTTGTCCGTGGCATTCGATATGGATACGGCCCATCCTGACTTTCCTGCGTTCCGGGAAGAGTTCTTCGTCAACTACGAGGCCTGCATTCAGCAGCGCACGAAAGTGTTCGATGGCGTGGAGGCATTGATCGCCGAGTTGACCCGGCGTGGCATGCCCTGGGGCATCGTCACCAATAAGGCGGCACGATTCACGGACGTCTTGGTGGCGGCCACGCCGCTGTTCAGCAGCGCTGGAGCGGTGATCAGTGGCGACACCACCGCGCACAGCAAACCACATCCTGAGCCCCTGCTCGAAGCCGCCAGACGCCTGGACATCGAGCCAGCGCATTGCATTTACGTCGGCGACGATGAGCGCGACATCGTCGCGGGCCTTGCGGCTGGCATGCACACCGTGGCCGCTTTATACGGCTACCTCGGTACGCAGACCGCGGTGCACGAGTGGGGCGCACAGGCCGCAATTAAATCTCCGCTAGAGGTCTTGCAATTGATCTCGGCGCCTTAA
- a CDS encoding site-specific integrase — protein MLSSSYLQKSRNGVYFARFVVPARQRVPADGRDFKLSTGTKDPRHAKAAARYLRVLFDAFLMENATVTRASAVAFLQARMKKPTVPPMPFGVKIKGQGFDIELTDLGPQDVGNMDQLIENVTRGAARIAPSTIAVWDRPSDEPTPPDHAPAINEPGRLSPVAAKTVGRLVKEYLKYEQDRATEKEIGVKKVPQIRTRLKPFIDRFSARHVGTLTPLDLEQYRKDLAYYPKNIDKLPGAGGLPFDTLIQRVRSKSLFRANGQQAQTITQNTLDGYLTVAANFLEFCKRQYAVNPTLLEGFKVKTTQARKGASRRAFTQKEMQQIFGSDYYRDGAYNRSYQYWVIHLAAFTGARVNELSQLTTDDVRQDDEGLWFLNITAAEDDGQSVKNEESRRIIPVHQKLIDLGFIDYCQTKKSAAKDRAVNLFDLNRAKADGYGKAASQWFNTKYLRDYLKIEDPNVVFHSFRHRFISSLAQAILDASGVSEETAIKERIPEALILRRLAGHSVAHAMTAGRGQFDVHTDTYTGAFSVRSMKRVIDRLNYPGVDFFTYISPSTSSRKRVRKVANEPFEVFSLDGLV, from the coding sequence ATGCTGTCCTCGTCGTACCTTCAAAAATCTCGCAACGGCGTTTACTTCGCGCGGTTTGTTGTTCCTGCGCGACAAAGAGTCCCTGCCGATGGCCGGGACTTCAAACTTTCTACTGGCACCAAGGACCCGCGCCACGCTAAGGCGGCAGCGCGCTATTTGCGGGTTCTTTTCGACGCCTTCTTGATGGAGAATGCAACAGTTACGCGCGCCAGCGCGGTTGCTTTCCTTCAAGCGCGCATGAAAAAACCAACAGTACCGCCCATGCCCTTTGGGGTGAAGATAAAGGGGCAGGGATTCGACATTGAGCTGACCGACCTTGGCCCCCAGGATGTGGGCAACATGGACCAGCTCATCGAGAACGTGACCCGAGGCGCCGCAAGGATTGCACCTTCAACCATTGCGGTTTGGGACCGGCCTTCCGATGAGCCGACCCCGCCAGACCATGCCCCGGCCATCAATGAGCCTGGGCGCCTATCGCCCGTGGCAGCAAAGACCGTGGGCCGGTTGGTCAAAGAGTATTTGAAGTACGAGCAGGACCGGGCTACTGAAAAGGAAATCGGCGTCAAGAAGGTGCCCCAAATCCGCACCCGCCTGAAACCCTTCATCGACCGTTTCAGCGCTCGGCATGTTGGCACCCTCACGCCTTTGGACTTGGAGCAGTACCGCAAGGACTTGGCGTACTACCCAAAGAACATCGACAAGTTGCCAGGGGCCGGGGGACTGCCTTTCGATACGCTCATCCAGAGGGTGCGCTCCAAGTCGCTTTTCCGGGCGAATGGTCAGCAAGCCCAGACCATCACGCAGAACACCTTGGATGGCTACCTAACCGTTGCGGCCAACTTTCTGGAGTTTTGCAAACGGCAGTACGCCGTCAATCCAACCCTGTTGGAGGGATTCAAAGTGAAGACAACTCAGGCCCGCAAGGGTGCATCGCGGCGCGCCTTCACTCAGAAGGAAATGCAGCAAATCTTCGGGTCGGACTACTACCGGGATGGGGCATACAACCGCTCCTATCAGTATTGGGTCATCCACTTGGCAGCGTTCACCGGAGCGCGCGTCAATGAGCTCTCGCAACTGACCACCGACGATGTTCGGCAGGACGATGAAGGGCTATGGTTCCTGAACATCACGGCAGCGGAAGACGACGGCCAAAGCGTCAAGAACGAAGAGAGCCGCCGCATCATTCCGGTGCACCAAAAGCTCATCGACCTGGGGTTCATCGACTATTGCCAAACCAAGAAGTCCGCAGCCAAGGATAGGGCTGTCAACTTGTTTGACCTCAACCGGGCCAAGGCCGATGGTTACGGGAAGGCTGCGAGCCAGTGGTTCAACACCAAATACCTGCGGGACTATTTGAAGATTGAAGACCCGAATGTGGTGTTTCACTCGTTCCGTCATCGGTTCATCAGCTCGCTGGCTCAAGCCATCTTGGACGCCTCGGGCGTATCGGAGGAAACGGCCATCAAGGAGCGTATCCCCGAGGCCCTGATTCTTCGTCGCCTTGCTGGTCACTCCGTGGCCCATGCTATGACGGCAGGCCGTGGACAGTTCGATGTCCACACGGATACCTACACCGGGGCTTTTTCGGTCAGGAGTATGAAGCGGGTAATTGACCGTCTCAATTATCCCGGCGTCGATTTTTTTACCTACATATCTCCGAGCACTTCTTCGCGAAAGAGAGTTCGCAAGGTTGCTAATGAGCCTTTTGAGGTCTTCTCGTTAGACGGTCTTGTTTAG
- a CDS encoding MobA/MobL family protein yields the protein MQRSKGRNAVEAAAYRSCTRLSEEQLGEVHDYRRKTGHVCTELFGVAGLEMGLDDIGTLWNKAERAETRKNSAIARELMVPLAHDWTDEQRRLCVRGLSEMLVARYGVAVMASIHRPANGQNDHVHILFTTREVDSQMTFGKKTRILDDMKTGEVKNMREEVCRIMNEHAKANGADWYVYAGKFAEVVEGHIPTAHIPVNAPRELRETMEAENLAIVEARPLLKRIMQESKETAAQVEAALQVAASAATQEHQIVKAEVPRERPSRLPPVPSTSPLGEDAQQRKLQLTNSLDLRQAFREVRRTDAKRKEGREVAKKWKERLRALKADPPGPLVSIMSKLARALGVRDTVAIYEEKLAEARAAIEQCRKNDTAWTAYINDPERKRKYDEWKQWPEHRERVKAYEATLPDAPRPNPVPGPEDHSATPSSTWNGPFTFTPHQTPKIPEPWEW from the coding sequence TTGCAGCGCTCCAAAGGCCGTAACGCCGTCGAGGCGGCTGCGTACCGCTCCTGCACTCGGCTGAGCGAGGAGCAGCTAGGCGAGGTGCACGACTACCGCCGTAAGACTGGTCACGTCTGCACCGAACTGTTCGGTGTTGCCGGTCTTGAAATGGGTTTGGATGATATCGGCACCCTATGGAACAAAGCCGAGCGGGCAGAGACTCGAAAGAACTCGGCTATCGCCCGCGAGTTGATGGTGCCTCTCGCGCACGACTGGACGGACGAGCAGCGCCGACTTTGCGTGCGTGGCTTGTCCGAAATGCTGGTGGCCCGCTACGGGGTTGCGGTGATGGCTTCCATCCATCGCCCGGCCAATGGGCAAAACGACCATGTCCATATTTTGTTCACCACCAGAGAGGTGGATTCGCAAATGACCTTCGGCAAGAAGACCCGCATCCTGGACGACATGAAGACCGGTGAAGTGAAAAACATGCGGGAGGAGGTTTGCCGCATCATGAACGAGCACGCCAAGGCCAACGGCGCCGACTGGTATGTGTACGCAGGAAAGTTTGCAGAGGTGGTCGAAGGACACATTCCCACGGCTCATATTCCGGTCAATGCCCCCCGCGAACTGCGCGAGACTATGGAAGCGGAAAACCTGGCGATTGTGGAGGCGCGCCCCCTGCTCAAACGCATCATGCAAGAGTCGAAAGAAACGGCCGCGCAAGTGGAGGCAGCGTTGCAGGTCGCCGCAAGCGCGGCAACCCAAGAGCACCAGATTGTCAAAGCGGAAGTGCCCCGAGAGCGTCCCTCACGTCTGCCACCTGTTCCCAGCACAAGCCCATTGGGCGAGGACGCCCAACAGCGGAAATTGCAGCTCACGAATTCCCTTGACCTTCGTCAGGCCTTCCGTGAGGTAAGGCGGACTGACGCCAAGCGAAAAGAGGGGCGCGAGGTGGCAAAGAAATGGAAGGAACGCCTCCGCGCACTGAAAGCCGACCCACCCGGACCGCTTGTCTCCATCATGTCCAAACTGGCTCGTGCCTTGGGCGTCCGGGACACCGTGGCGATTTACGAAGAAAAATTAGCCGAAGCCCGGGCGGCTATCGAGCAATGCAGGAAGAACGACACCGCCTGGACTGCGTACATCAACGACCCAGAGCGCAAGCGCAAATATGACGAGTGGAAGCAATGGCCCGAGCACCGCGAGCGGGTCAAGGCGTACGAGGCGACGTTGCCCGATGCTCCCCGTCCCAATCCGGTGCCCGGACCAGAAGACCACAGCGCAACCCCGTCCAGCACTTGGAATGGCCCTTTCACTTTTACGCCGCACCAAACGCCAAAGATTCCCGAACCGTGGGAATGGTGA